The following are from one region of the Eulemur rufifrons isolate Redbay chromosome 17, OSU_ERuf_1, whole genome shotgun sequence genome:
- the GTF2H2 gene encoding general transcription factor IIH subunit 2 isoform X4, translating to MDEEPERTKRWEGGYERTWEILKEDESGSLKATIEDILFKAKRKRVFEHHGQVRLGMMRHLYVVVDGSRTMEDQDLKPNRLTCTLKLLEYFVEEYFDQNPISQIGIIVTKSKRAEKLTELSGNPRKHVASLKKAVDMTCHGEPSLYNSLSIAMQTLKHMPGHTSREVLIIFSSLTTCDPSNIYDLIKTLKAAKIRVSVIGLSAEVRVCTVLARETGGTYHVILDESHYKELLTHHVSPPPASSSSECSLIRMGFPQHTIASLSDQDAKPSFSMAHLDSNTEPGLTLGGYFCPQCRAKYCELPVECKICGLTLVSAPHLARSYHHLFPLDAFQETPLEEYNGERSIFALCAKMFSVWTVMFLFMILYTVVLAVFIRFQVIQVFDSSM from the exons atggatgaagAACCTGAAAGAACTAAACGATGGGAAGGAGGCTATGAAAGAACATG GGAGATCCTTAAAGAAGATGAGTCTGGATCACTTAAAGCTACAATAGAAGACATTCTGTTCAAGGCAAAGAGGAAAAG AGTATTTGAGCACCATGGACAAGTTCGACTTGGAAtg aTGCGCCACCTTTATGTGGTAGTAGATGGATCAAGAACAATGGAAGACCAGGATTTAAAGCCCAATAGACTGACATGTACtttaaag ttgttGGAATACTTCGTAGAGGAATATTTTGATCAAAATCCTATTAGTCAG attggAATAATTGTTACTAAGAGTAAAAGAGCTGAAAAACTGACTGAACTCTCAG gaaACCCAAGGAAACACGTAGCATCCTTGAAGAAAGCTGTAGATATGACCTGCCATGGGGAACCATCTCTTTATAATTCCTTAAGCATAGCTATGCAAACTCTAAA acATATGCCTGGACATACAAGTAGAGAAGTCCTAATCATCTTCAGCAGCCTTACAACTTGTGATCCATCTAATATTTATGATCTAATCAAG ACCCTAAAGGCAGCTAAAATTAGAGTGTCTGTTATTGGATTGTCTGCGGAGGTTCGAGTTTGCACTGTACTTGCTCGTGAAACTGGTG GCACATACCATGTTATTTTAGATGAAAGCCATTACAAAGAATTGCTAACACATCATGTTAGTCCTCCACCTGCCAGCTCAAGTTCTGAATGCTCACTTATTCGTATGG gATTTCCTCAGCACACCATTGCTTCTTTGTCTGATCAAGATGCAAAACCCTCTTTCAGCATGGC gCATTTGGATAGCAATACTGAGCCAGGGCTTACATTAGGAGGCTATTTCTGTCCACAGTGTCGGGCAAAGTACTGTGAGCTACCTGTTGAATGTAAAATCTGTG GTCTTACTTTGGTGTCAGCTCCGCATTTGGCACGGTCTTACCatcatttatttcctttggatgcTTTTCAAGAAACTCCCCTAGAAGAATATAATGGAGAAAG GTCTATATTTGCACTGTGtgccaaaatgttttctgtgTGGACTGTGATGTTTTTGTTCATGATTCTCTACACTGTTGTCCTGGCTGTATTCATAAGATTCCAAGTCATTCAGGTATTTGATTCCAGCATGTAG
- the GTF2H2 gene encoding general transcription factor IIH subunit 2 isoform X3 encodes MDEEPERTKRWEGGYERTWEILKEDESGSLKATIEDILFKAKRKRVFEHHGQVRLGMMRHLYVVVDGSRTMEDQDLKPNRLTCTLKLLEYFVEEYFDQNPISQIGIIVTKSKRAEKLTELSGNPRKHVASLKKAVDMTCHGEPSLYNSLSIAMQTLKHMPGHTSREVLIIFSSLTTCDPSNIYDLIKTLKAAKIRVSVIGLSAEVRVCTVLARETGTYHVILDESHYKELLTHHVSPPPASSSSECSLIRMGFPQHTIASLSDQDAKPSFSMAHLDSNTEPGLTLGGYFCPQCRAKYCELPVECKICGLTLVSAPHLARSYHHLFPLDAFQETPLEEYNGERFCYGCQGELKDQHVYICTVCQNVFCVDCDVFVHDSLHCCPGCIHKIPSHSGI; translated from the exons atggatgaagAACCTGAAAGAACTAAACGATGGGAAGGAGGCTATGAAAGAACATG GGAGATCCTTAAAGAAGATGAGTCTGGATCACTTAAAGCTACAATAGAAGACATTCTGTTCAAGGCAAAGAGGAAAAG AGTATTTGAGCACCATGGACAAGTTCGACTTGGAAtg aTGCGCCACCTTTATGTGGTAGTAGATGGATCAAGAACAATGGAAGACCAGGATTTAAAGCCCAATAGACTGACATGTACtttaaag ttgttGGAATACTTCGTAGAGGAATATTTTGATCAAAATCCTATTAGTCAG attggAATAATTGTTACTAAGAGTAAAAGAGCTGAAAAACTGACTGAACTCTCAG gaaACCCAAGGAAACACGTAGCATCCTTGAAGAAAGCTGTAGATATGACCTGCCATGGGGAACCATCTCTTTATAATTCCTTAAGCATAGCTATGCAAACTCTAAA acATATGCCTGGACATACAAGTAGAGAAGTCCTAATCATCTTCAGCAGCCTTACAACTTGTGATCCATCTAATATTTATGATCTAATCAAG ACCCTAAAGGCAGCTAAAATTAGAGTGTCTGTTATTGGATTGTCTGCGGAGGTTCGAGTTTGCACTGTACTTGCTCGTGAAACTG GCACATACCATGTTATTTTAGATGAAAGCCATTACAAAGAATTGCTAACACATCATGTTAGTCCTCCACCTGCCAGCTCAAGTTCTGAATGCTCACTTATTCGTATGG gATTTCCTCAGCACACCATTGCTTCTTTGTCTGATCAAGATGCAAAACCCTCTTTCAGCATGGC gCATTTGGATAGCAATACTGAGCCAGGGCTTACATTAGGAGGCTATTTCTGTCCACAGTGTCGGGCAAAGTACTGTGAGCTACCTGTTGAATGTAAAATCTGTG GTCTTACTTTGGTGTCAGCTCCGCATTTGGCACGGTCTTACCatcatttatttcctttggatgcTTTTCAAGAAACTCCCCTAGAAGAATATAATGGAGAAAG attttgttaTGGATGCCAGGGGGAATTGAAAGACCAACAC GTCTATATTTGCACTGTGtgccaaaatgttttctgtgTGGACTGTGATGTTTTTGTTCATGATTCTCTACACTGTTGTCCTGGCTGTATTCATAAGATTCCAAGTCATTCAGGTATTTGA
- the GTF2H2 gene encoding general transcription factor IIH subunit 2 isoform X5 — protein MDEEPERTKRWEGGYERTWEILKEDESGSLKATIEDILFKAKRKRVFEHHGQVRLGMMRHLYVVVDGSRTMEDQDLKPNRLTCTLKIGIIVTKSKRAEKLTELSGNPRKHVASLKKAVDMTCHGEPSLYNSLSIAMQTLKHMPGHTSREVLIIFSSLTTCDPSNIYDLIKTLKAAKIRVSVIGLSAEVRVCTVLARETGGTYHVILDESHYKELLTHHVSPPPASSSSECSLIRMGFPQHTIASLSDQDAKPSFSMAHLDSNTEPGLTLGGYFCPQCRAKYCELPVECKICGLTLVSAPHLARSYHHLFPLDAFQETPLEEYNGERFCYGCQGELKDQHVYICTVCQNVFCVDCDVFVHDSLHCCPGCIHKIPSHSGI, from the exons atggatgaagAACCTGAAAGAACTAAACGATGGGAAGGAGGCTATGAAAGAACATG GGAGATCCTTAAAGAAGATGAGTCTGGATCACTTAAAGCTACAATAGAAGACATTCTGTTCAAGGCAAAGAGGAAAAG AGTATTTGAGCACCATGGACAAGTTCGACTTGGAAtg aTGCGCCACCTTTATGTGGTAGTAGATGGATCAAGAACAATGGAAGACCAGGATTTAAAGCCCAATAGACTGACATGTACtttaaag attggAATAATTGTTACTAAGAGTAAAAGAGCTGAAAAACTGACTGAACTCTCAG gaaACCCAAGGAAACACGTAGCATCCTTGAAGAAAGCTGTAGATATGACCTGCCATGGGGAACCATCTCTTTATAATTCCTTAAGCATAGCTATGCAAACTCTAAA acATATGCCTGGACATACAAGTAGAGAAGTCCTAATCATCTTCAGCAGCCTTACAACTTGTGATCCATCTAATATTTATGATCTAATCAAG ACCCTAAAGGCAGCTAAAATTAGAGTGTCTGTTATTGGATTGTCTGCGGAGGTTCGAGTTTGCACTGTACTTGCTCGTGAAACTGGTG GCACATACCATGTTATTTTAGATGAAAGCCATTACAAAGAATTGCTAACACATCATGTTAGTCCTCCACCTGCCAGCTCAAGTTCTGAATGCTCACTTATTCGTATGG gATTTCCTCAGCACACCATTGCTTCTTTGTCTGATCAAGATGCAAAACCCTCTTTCAGCATGGC gCATTTGGATAGCAATACTGAGCCAGGGCTTACATTAGGAGGCTATTTCTGTCCACAGTGTCGGGCAAAGTACTGTGAGCTACCTGTTGAATGTAAAATCTGTG GTCTTACTTTGGTGTCAGCTCCGCATTTGGCACGGTCTTACCatcatttatttcctttggatgcTTTTCAAGAAACTCCCCTAGAAGAATATAATGGAGAAAG attttgttaTGGATGCCAGGGGGAATTGAAAGACCAACAC GTCTATATTTGCACTGTGtgccaaaatgttttctgtgTGGACTGTGATGTTTTTGTTCATGATTCTCTACACTGTTGTCCTGGCTGTATTCATAAGATTCCAAGTCATTCAGGTATTTGA
- the GTF2H2 gene encoding general transcription factor IIH subunit 2 isoform X6, producing the protein MDEEPERTKRWEGGYERTWEILKEDESGSLKATIEDILFKAKRKRVFEHHGQVRLGMMRHLYVVVDGSRTMEDQDLKPNRLTCTLKLLEYFVEEYFDQNPISQIGIIVTKSKRAEKLTELSGNPRKHVASLKKAVDMTCHGEPSLYNSLSIAMQTLKHMPGHTSREVLIIFSSLTTCDPSNIYDLIKTLKAAKIRVSVIGLSAEVRVCTVLARETGGFPQHTIASLSDQDAKPSFSMAHLDSNTEPGLTLGGYFCPQCRAKYCELPVECKICGLTLVSAPHLARSYHHLFPLDAFQETPLEEYNGERFCYGCQGELKDQHVYICTVCQNVFCVDCDVFVHDSLHCCPGCIHKIPSHSGI; encoded by the exons atggatgaagAACCTGAAAGAACTAAACGATGGGAAGGAGGCTATGAAAGAACATG GGAGATCCTTAAAGAAGATGAGTCTGGATCACTTAAAGCTACAATAGAAGACATTCTGTTCAAGGCAAAGAGGAAAAG AGTATTTGAGCACCATGGACAAGTTCGACTTGGAAtg aTGCGCCACCTTTATGTGGTAGTAGATGGATCAAGAACAATGGAAGACCAGGATTTAAAGCCCAATAGACTGACATGTACtttaaag ttgttGGAATACTTCGTAGAGGAATATTTTGATCAAAATCCTATTAGTCAG attggAATAATTGTTACTAAGAGTAAAAGAGCTGAAAAACTGACTGAACTCTCAG gaaACCCAAGGAAACACGTAGCATCCTTGAAGAAAGCTGTAGATATGACCTGCCATGGGGAACCATCTCTTTATAATTCCTTAAGCATAGCTATGCAAACTCTAAA acATATGCCTGGACATACAAGTAGAGAAGTCCTAATCATCTTCAGCAGCCTTACAACTTGTGATCCATCTAATATTTATGATCTAATCAAG ACCCTAAAGGCAGCTAAAATTAGAGTGTCTGTTATTGGATTGTCTGCGGAGGTTCGAGTTTGCACTGTACTTGCTCGTGAAACTGGTG gATTTCCTCAGCACACCATTGCTTCTTTGTCTGATCAAGATGCAAAACCCTCTTTCAGCATGGC gCATTTGGATAGCAATACTGAGCCAGGGCTTACATTAGGAGGCTATTTCTGTCCACAGTGTCGGGCAAAGTACTGTGAGCTACCTGTTGAATGTAAAATCTGTG GTCTTACTTTGGTGTCAGCTCCGCATTTGGCACGGTCTTACCatcatttatttcctttggatgcTTTTCAAGAAACTCCCCTAGAAGAATATAATGGAGAAAG attttgttaTGGATGCCAGGGGGAATTGAAAGACCAACAC GTCTATATTTGCACTGTGtgccaaaatgttttctgtgTGGACTGTGATGTTTTTGTTCATGATTCTCTACACTGTTGTCCTGGCTGTATTCATAAGATTCCAAGTCATTCAGGTATTTGA
- the GTF2H2 gene encoding general transcription factor IIH subunit 2 isoform X9, whose product MDEEPERTKRWEGGYERTWEILKEDESGSLKATIEDILFKAKRKRVFEHHGQVRLGMMRHLYVVVDGSRTMEDQDLKPNRLTCTLKIGIIVTKSKRAEKLTELSGNPRKHVASLKKAVDMTCHGEPSLYNSLSIAMQTLKHLDSNTEPGLTLGGYFCPQCRAKYCELPVECKICGLTLVSAPHLARSYHHLFPLDAFQETPLEEYNGERFCYGCQGELKDQHVYICTVCQNVFCVDCDVFVHDSLHCCPGCIHKIPSHSGI is encoded by the exons atggatgaagAACCTGAAAGAACTAAACGATGGGAAGGAGGCTATGAAAGAACATG GGAGATCCTTAAAGAAGATGAGTCTGGATCACTTAAAGCTACAATAGAAGACATTCTGTTCAAGGCAAAGAGGAAAAG AGTATTTGAGCACCATGGACAAGTTCGACTTGGAAtg aTGCGCCACCTTTATGTGGTAGTAGATGGATCAAGAACAATGGAAGACCAGGATTTAAAGCCCAATAGACTGACATGTACtttaaag attggAATAATTGTTACTAAGAGTAAAAGAGCTGAAAAACTGACTGAACTCTCAG gaaACCCAAGGAAACACGTAGCATCCTTGAAGAAAGCTGTAGATATGACCTGCCATGGGGAACCATCTCTTTATAATTCCTTAAGCATAGCTATGCAAACTCTAAA gCATTTGGATAGCAATACTGAGCCAGGGCTTACATTAGGAGGCTATTTCTGTCCACAGTGTCGGGCAAAGTACTGTGAGCTACCTGTTGAATGTAAAATCTGTG GTCTTACTTTGGTGTCAGCTCCGCATTTGGCACGGTCTTACCatcatttatttcctttggatgcTTTTCAAGAAACTCCCCTAGAAGAATATAATGGAGAAAG attttgttaTGGATGCCAGGGGGAATTGAAAGACCAACAC GTCTATATTTGCACTGTGtgccaaaatgttttctgtgTGGACTGTGATGTTTTTGTTCATGATTCTCTACACTGTTGTCCTGGCTGTATTCATAAGATTCCAAGTCATTCAGGTATTTGA
- the GTF2H2 gene encoding general transcription factor IIH subunit 2 isoform X2 produces MDEEPERTKRWEGGYERTWEILKEDESGSLKATIEDILFKAKRKRVFEHHGQVRLGMMRHLYVVVDGSRTMEDQDLKPNRLTCTLKLLEYFVEEYFDQNPISQIGIIVTKSKRAEKLTELSGNPRKHVASLKKAVDMTCHGEPSLYNSLSIAMQTLKHMPGHTSREVLIIFSSLTTCDPSNIYDLIKTLKAAKIRVSVIGLSAEVRVCTVLARETGGTYHVILDESHYKELLTHHVSPPPASSSSECSLIRMGFPQHTIASLSDQDAKPSFSMAHLDSNTEPGLTLGGYFCPQCRAKYCELPVECKICGLTLVSAPHLARSYHHLFPLDAFQETPLEEYNGERFCYGCQGELKDQHVYICTVCQNVFCVDCDVFVHDSLHCCPGCIHKIPSHSGI; encoded by the exons atggatgaagAACCTGAAAGAACTAAACGATGGGAAGGAGGCTATGAAAGAACATG GGAGATCCTTAAAGAAGATGAGTCTGGATCACTTAAAGCTACAATAGAAGACATTCTGTTCAAGGCAAAGAGGAAAAG AGTATTTGAGCACCATGGACAAGTTCGACTTGGAAtg aTGCGCCACCTTTATGTGGTAGTAGATGGATCAAGAACAATGGAAGACCAGGATTTAAAGCCCAATAGACTGACATGTACtttaaag ttgttGGAATACTTCGTAGAGGAATATTTTGATCAAAATCCTATTAGTCAG attggAATAATTGTTACTAAGAGTAAAAGAGCTGAAAAACTGACTGAACTCTCAG gaaACCCAAGGAAACACGTAGCATCCTTGAAGAAAGCTGTAGATATGACCTGCCATGGGGAACCATCTCTTTATAATTCCTTAAGCATAGCTATGCAAACTCTAAA acATATGCCTGGACATACAAGTAGAGAAGTCCTAATCATCTTCAGCAGCCTTACAACTTGTGATCCATCTAATATTTATGATCTAATCAAG ACCCTAAAGGCAGCTAAAATTAGAGTGTCTGTTATTGGATTGTCTGCGGAGGTTCGAGTTTGCACTGTACTTGCTCGTGAAACTGGTG GCACATACCATGTTATTTTAGATGAAAGCCATTACAAAGAATTGCTAACACATCATGTTAGTCCTCCACCTGCCAGCTCAAGTTCTGAATGCTCACTTATTCGTATGG gATTTCCTCAGCACACCATTGCTTCTTTGTCTGATCAAGATGCAAAACCCTCTTTCAGCATGGC gCATTTGGATAGCAATACTGAGCCAGGGCTTACATTAGGAGGCTATTTCTGTCCACAGTGTCGGGCAAAGTACTGTGAGCTACCTGTTGAATGTAAAATCTGTG GTCTTACTTTGGTGTCAGCTCCGCATTTGGCACGGTCTTACCatcatttatttcctttggatgcTTTTCAAGAAACTCCCCTAGAAGAATATAATGGAGAAAG attttgttaTGGATGCCAGGGGGAATTGAAAGACCAACAC GTCTATATTTGCACTGTGtgccaaaatgttttctgtgTGGACTGTGATGTTTTTGTTCATGATTCTCTACACTGTTGTCCTGGCTGTATTCATAAGATTCCAAGTCATTCAGGTATTTGA
- the GTF2H2 gene encoding general transcription factor IIH subunit 2 isoform X1: MDEEPERTKRWEGGYERTWEILKEDESGSLKATIEDILFKAKRKRVFEHHGQVRLGMMRHLYVVVDGSRTMEDQDLKPNRLTCTLKLLEYFVEEYFDQNPISQIGIIVTKSKRAEKLTELSGNPRKHVASLKKAVDMTCHGEPSLYNSLSIAMQTLKHMPGHTSREVLIIFSSLTTCDPSNIYDLIKTLKAAKIRVSVIGLSAEVRVCTVLARETGGTYHVILDESHYKELLTHHVSPPPASSSSECSLIRMGFPQHTIASLSDQDAKPSFSMAHLDSNTEPGLTLGGYFCPQCRAKYCELPVECKICGLTLVSAPHLARSYHHLFPLDAFQETPLEEYNGERFCYGCQGELKDQHVYICTVCQNVFCVDCDVFVHDSLHCCPGCIHKIPSHSVCPQGCVIQFFGQHYGSQISCSVIRLCTQLWKV; the protein is encoded by the exons atggatgaagAACCTGAAAGAACTAAACGATGGGAAGGAGGCTATGAAAGAACATG GGAGATCCTTAAAGAAGATGAGTCTGGATCACTTAAAGCTACAATAGAAGACATTCTGTTCAAGGCAAAGAGGAAAAG AGTATTTGAGCACCATGGACAAGTTCGACTTGGAAtg aTGCGCCACCTTTATGTGGTAGTAGATGGATCAAGAACAATGGAAGACCAGGATTTAAAGCCCAATAGACTGACATGTACtttaaag ttgttGGAATACTTCGTAGAGGAATATTTTGATCAAAATCCTATTAGTCAG attggAATAATTGTTACTAAGAGTAAAAGAGCTGAAAAACTGACTGAACTCTCAG gaaACCCAAGGAAACACGTAGCATCCTTGAAGAAAGCTGTAGATATGACCTGCCATGGGGAACCATCTCTTTATAATTCCTTAAGCATAGCTATGCAAACTCTAAA acATATGCCTGGACATACAAGTAGAGAAGTCCTAATCATCTTCAGCAGCCTTACAACTTGTGATCCATCTAATATTTATGATCTAATCAAG ACCCTAAAGGCAGCTAAAATTAGAGTGTCTGTTATTGGATTGTCTGCGGAGGTTCGAGTTTGCACTGTACTTGCTCGTGAAACTGGTG GCACATACCATGTTATTTTAGATGAAAGCCATTACAAAGAATTGCTAACACATCATGTTAGTCCTCCACCTGCCAGCTCAAGTTCTGAATGCTCACTTATTCGTATGG gATTTCCTCAGCACACCATTGCTTCTTTGTCTGATCAAGATGCAAAACCCTCTTTCAGCATGGC gCATTTGGATAGCAATACTGAGCCAGGGCTTACATTAGGAGGCTATTTCTGTCCACAGTGTCGGGCAAAGTACTGTGAGCTACCTGTTGAATGTAAAATCTGTG GTCTTACTTTGGTGTCAGCTCCGCATTTGGCACGGTCTTACCatcatttatttcctttggatgcTTTTCAAGAAACTCCCCTAGAAGAATATAATGGAGAAAG attttgttaTGGATGCCAGGGGGAATTGAAAGACCAACAC GTCTATATTTGCACTGTGtgccaaaatgttttctgtgTGGACTGTGATGTTTTTGTTCATGATTCTCTACACTGTTGTCCTGGCTGTATTCATAAGATTCCAAGTCATTCAG
- the GTF2H2 gene encoding general transcription factor IIH subunit 2 isoform X10: MDEEPERTKRWEGGYERTWHLDSNTEPGLTLGGYFCPQCRAKYCELPVECKICGLTLVSAPHLARSYHHLFPLDAFQETPLEEYNGERFCYGCQGELKDQHVYICTVCQNVFCVDCDVFVHDSLHCCPGCIHKIPSHSGI; the protein is encoded by the exons atggatgaagAACCTGAAAGAACTAAACGATGGGAAGGAGGCTATGAAAGAACATG gCATTTGGATAGCAATACTGAGCCAGGGCTTACATTAGGAGGCTATTTCTGTCCACAGTGTCGGGCAAAGTACTGTGAGCTACCTGTTGAATGTAAAATCTGTG GTCTTACTTTGGTGTCAGCTCCGCATTTGGCACGGTCTTACCatcatttatttcctttggatgcTTTTCAAGAAACTCCCCTAGAAGAATATAATGGAGAAAG attttgttaTGGATGCCAGGGGGAATTGAAAGACCAACAC GTCTATATTTGCACTGTGtgccaaaatgttttctgtgTGGACTGTGATGTTTTTGTTCATGATTCTCTACACTGTTGTCCTGGCTGTATTCATAAGATTCCAAGTCATTCAGGTATTTGA
- the GTF2H2 gene encoding general transcription factor IIH subunit 2 isoform X8, with amino-acid sequence MRHLYVVVDGSRTMEDQDLKPNRLTCTLKLLEYFVEEYFDQNPISQIGIIVTKSKRAEKLTELSGNPRKHVASLKKAVDMTCHGEPSLYNSLSIAMQTLKHMPGHTSREVLIIFSSLTTCDPSNIYDLIKTLKAAKIRVSVIGLSAEVRVCTVLARETGGTYHVILDESHYKELLTHHVSPPPASSSSECSLIRMGFPQHTIASLSDQDAKPSFSMAHLDSNTEPGLTLGGYFCPQCRAKYCELPVECKICGLTLVSAPHLARSYHHLFPLDAFQETPLEEYNGERSIFALCAKMFSVWTVMFLFMILYTVVLAVFIRFQVIQVFDSSM; translated from the exons aTGCGCCACCTTTATGTGGTAGTAGATGGATCAAGAACAATGGAAGACCAGGATTTAAAGCCCAATAGACTGACATGTACtttaaag ttgttGGAATACTTCGTAGAGGAATATTTTGATCAAAATCCTATTAGTCAG attggAATAATTGTTACTAAGAGTAAAAGAGCTGAAAAACTGACTGAACTCTCAG gaaACCCAAGGAAACACGTAGCATCCTTGAAGAAAGCTGTAGATATGACCTGCCATGGGGAACCATCTCTTTATAATTCCTTAAGCATAGCTATGCAAACTCTAAA acATATGCCTGGACATACAAGTAGAGAAGTCCTAATCATCTTCAGCAGCCTTACAACTTGTGATCCATCTAATATTTATGATCTAATCAAG ACCCTAAAGGCAGCTAAAATTAGAGTGTCTGTTATTGGATTGTCTGCGGAGGTTCGAGTTTGCACTGTACTTGCTCGTGAAACTGGTG GCACATACCATGTTATTTTAGATGAAAGCCATTACAAAGAATTGCTAACACATCATGTTAGTCCTCCACCTGCCAGCTCAAGTTCTGAATGCTCACTTATTCGTATGG gATTTCCTCAGCACACCATTGCTTCTTTGTCTGATCAAGATGCAAAACCCTCTTTCAGCATGGC gCATTTGGATAGCAATACTGAGCCAGGGCTTACATTAGGAGGCTATTTCTGTCCACAGTGTCGGGCAAAGTACTGTGAGCTACCTGTTGAATGTAAAATCTGTG GTCTTACTTTGGTGTCAGCTCCGCATTTGGCACGGTCTTACCatcatttatttcctttggatgcTTTTCAAGAAACTCCCCTAGAAGAATATAATGGAGAAAG GTCTATATTTGCACTGTGtgccaaaatgttttctgtgTGGACTGTGATGTTTTTGTTCATGATTCTCTACACTGTTGTCCTGGCTGTATTCATAAGATTCCAAGTCATTCAGGTATTTGATTCCAGCATGTAG
- the GTF2H2 gene encoding general transcription factor IIH subunit 2 isoform X7: protein MRHLYVVVDGSRTMEDQDLKPNRLTCTLKLLEYFVEEYFDQNPISQIGIIVTKSKRAEKLTELSGNPRKHVASLKKAVDMTCHGEPSLYNSLSIAMQTLKHMPGHTSREVLIIFSSLTTCDPSNIYDLIKTLKAAKIRVSVIGLSAEVRVCTVLARETGGTYHVILDESHYKELLTHHVSPPPASSSSECSLIRMGFPQHTIASLSDQDAKPSFSMAHLDSNTEPGLTLGGYFCPQCRAKYCELPVECKICGLTLVSAPHLARSYHHLFPLDAFQETPLEEYNGERFCYGCQGELKDQHVYICTVCQNVFCVDCDVFVHDSLHCCPGCIHKIPSHSGI from the exons aTGCGCCACCTTTATGTGGTAGTAGATGGATCAAGAACAATGGAAGACCAGGATTTAAAGCCCAATAGACTGACATGTACtttaaag ttgttGGAATACTTCGTAGAGGAATATTTTGATCAAAATCCTATTAGTCAG attggAATAATTGTTACTAAGAGTAAAAGAGCTGAAAAACTGACTGAACTCTCAG gaaACCCAAGGAAACACGTAGCATCCTTGAAGAAAGCTGTAGATATGACCTGCCATGGGGAACCATCTCTTTATAATTCCTTAAGCATAGCTATGCAAACTCTAAA acATATGCCTGGACATACAAGTAGAGAAGTCCTAATCATCTTCAGCAGCCTTACAACTTGTGATCCATCTAATATTTATGATCTAATCAAG ACCCTAAAGGCAGCTAAAATTAGAGTGTCTGTTATTGGATTGTCTGCGGAGGTTCGAGTTTGCACTGTACTTGCTCGTGAAACTGGTG GCACATACCATGTTATTTTAGATGAAAGCCATTACAAAGAATTGCTAACACATCATGTTAGTCCTCCACCTGCCAGCTCAAGTTCTGAATGCTCACTTATTCGTATGG gATTTCCTCAGCACACCATTGCTTCTTTGTCTGATCAAGATGCAAAACCCTCTTTCAGCATGGC gCATTTGGATAGCAATACTGAGCCAGGGCTTACATTAGGAGGCTATTTCTGTCCACAGTGTCGGGCAAAGTACTGTGAGCTACCTGTTGAATGTAAAATCTGTG GTCTTACTTTGGTGTCAGCTCCGCATTTGGCACGGTCTTACCatcatttatttcctttggatgcTTTTCAAGAAACTCCCCTAGAAGAATATAATGGAGAAAG attttgttaTGGATGCCAGGGGGAATTGAAAGACCAACAC GTCTATATTTGCACTGTGtgccaaaatgttttctgtgTGGACTGTGATGTTTTTGTTCATGATTCTCTACACTGTTGTCCTGGCTGTATTCATAAGATTCCAAGTCATTCAGGTATTTGA